catcatcatcgcaaTCGTTACAAAACATCAGCGAGAAGTTACACCCGTCTATCGTCGCTTTTCTCCAGGAATGTCCCAGTTACCCTCTGTTAACACATCCATGGTGTCGTCCCTTGTGTCCTAATGTTAACCTATATTCGAATGCTGTCCATTGTTCTCAGGAATGTTCCAGTACCCTCTGTTAACACATCCATGGTGTCGTCCCTTGTGTCCTAATATTCACCTATAATCGAATGCTCTCCATTGTTCTCAGGAATGATCCAGTACCCTCTCTTAACATCGATGAACTCTGTCCGCCTCATTCACGGCGCCGGCCCACTTGTCACGGATGAGACTATCACAAAGAAAGCGCAAGAATGGGCCAATAAGATTGCCGCGTCTGACAAGGAAGGCATCGATACCGACTCGCCTTATGGTGCGCTAATCTGCAGCCGAGTGGACCCCATTCAGGATCTGGACCTAGCAAAGCAATGTGTCGGGCAGTGGTACAAGACAGCGAAGGTATCTGATCGGTTATTTATTGTCTATTCGATACCACGTCGGTACAAAATCGCCTCTGGCCGCCATTCAGGACCTTTGCCTAGCCATGCCATGTGTCTTCGAGTTCAAATCGAATATAAGAGTAAAGTTGTATAAACATGCGTTTTTTTATACTTCTTGACGTAAAGGCAAGCAAATCGGGCTGCCCAACTGGCTACGATAAAGATGTTACTTTCTCCCAATAAGATATGAAATGTTCAGCGCCTTATCGCCATTCGTCAGATACATAATGCATGTTGTTGTTCGACTTCTGGAAGAAAGCCGTTGTGAATAGCGTTAATATATAGGGATTAAGGCAACcctaaatatattttttgtttcgcGATTTATAGGACTACGACTGGGCCGAGCCCGTCGTACCTGGGAAGGCCGGTAGCTTCGTCCAACTCATATGGAAGTCGGGTCGTCGTGTTGGTATCGCAAAGGCGCGAAGCCCGTCCGGAAAATTCTACGTCGTGGCTTATATCGATCCTCCAAGCAGCGAACAGAACATGAAAGACAATGTGGGGTCTGTCAAAGGTACATAACTTGCGGATCTTTAAGTAAAGTAATTCATTATACCAAAAAAGCATGCTATCGCTTCTAGTTAACTTTCTTGTTTTCGAATATTATTAGTGAGATAATTCTTGCTTCACTCTCACTAGCAATATTTAAATTACTAGCAGTGAAACTACGCGCATCTACTGGACTTGTGTCTAAGAAATCCAAGAATTTGTTATCTAAGAGAACACCAATCAAGATGCCATTTTTAGATGTGACTGTTTAATTGAAACTATGAGTAATTAATTCCTGGGCCTCAAACCCTTTACAACTTTTTTCTGGCTTTAATATTTCAAACTTTTATAAAAGGTTGTGAATtgatggcaaaaaaaaaaataataataaatccGGGTATGAAGAAGCAGATgataaaaaagcaaacaaaggTTTTATGCTCCTGATCAATGCTAAATGACTCaaaaaatccatttccatcggctaatttaaacgatttgatttttaatcaaataccgtcaataacgtatcagacttcatcagtagattgttatttttctatttttgtgaaaaaagCGATGTATCTACAATTATAATCATTCTTTAATAAcatctgtttttttgtattgttgCAGATCTTGTCGAGCCAAGCGAAAACGGTGAGAACGAAAGCTTCACTACCTTGATTAACGTAGATGGACCTAAATAACTGATAAAACCTTTTTTCCTCCCATAGGTGAATGCCCGGCTGACTTCGTCCGCAACGAACGTTCTTGCTTCTTCCATCAACAAACACCACTGACCTGGGAAAATGCCATCGCCCAATGTGCACAAAAGGGCGCATCCCTTGCATCCGTTCAGACAAAGGAGCAAAACACTTTCGTCAGCGGCCTTATTGGTGAGTTACTTAAAGGTGCGGTGCCATCAGATGTAAGCATGGGTTTTGAGTTTCGCGTAGGCCACTCTAGTTGGTTAAAGGGTCTGTGTCATTAGTTGCGCGTCTACAGTAGTTTGCGTTAAAGAATCATCTAACCCATGGAAAGGTTTAATGTTTGTGGTTAACCATGAACAGGATAAAGCAACAGCTGCTTGAAGCGGCATAGTcagcagtttacttccggtcaattacgtaacaatatccgatttTAAACGGTAAactccaaaaatatatttgaaaattgtACAGGCAGGAGGATGTGGCTGATAACTTAaagcggattctaatagatttgtttgtcttttgtCGGTTGAGTTTTACGTCGGCCCGACGGAAGTAGACTGGAGTTGCCGCATGGAAGTGCAAAAGGCAGCCACCTATCTAGTTTATCCTCCCTAGTCTGCTATCTCTATATCTTTTCTATTACTTTCCATTACTTTGTTAATGTTCCTACAGGCGGTAAGGAGGCCTGGATCGGTTTCCATGACCACCAAACAGAGAGTAGATACACGTGGGTGAACGGCGCGCCCGTCAACTTCCACGAGTTCCTTCCTTCTGAGCCAACCGGTGTTGGCGAGGACTGTGTCGCCATGGAAACCAGAGCAGAGGGAACGGGATGGGCGGATCGCAAATGCACGGACAAGATACCATCTGTGTGCATGATGCCTGTCAGAGGTAataggaggggagggggggtaatTATGCCTGTCAGAGGTTAAGAGAAGGGAGGATGAGGGGGAATGATGCCTGTCAGAGGTAAAGAAGAgcgaggggagggggaatgaTGCCTGTCAGAGGTAAAaaagagggaggggaggggggatgatGCCTGTCAGAGGTAAAAAacaaggaggggagggggaatgaAGCCTGTCAGAGGTAaagaggagggaggggagggggaattATGCCTGTCAGAGGTAggagagaggggaggggaatgatGCCTGTCAGAGGTAAAGaacagggaggggagggggaatgaTGCCTGTCAGAGGTAaagaggagggaggggagggggaatgaTGCTTGTCAgaggtagggggaggggagggggaatgaTGCCTGTCAGAGGTAAAGaagagggaggggagaggaTTGCATGATGGCAATACAATGCATTTGCTGTTACTTTAGGCAACCTGACATACAAGATCACAGTCCACGTGCAGAAAGATAACATTACCCAAGGCCAAGGTCAGGGTCAAGCCCAAGGCCAAGGTCAGGGTCAAGCGCAGGCGGTAGCCCGAGACGGAACACCTCAGAACCTAGCCGAACTCGTCAAGAAAGTGGTCAGTACTAAATCGATTGAACGAAAACAAATGAATATGCACAGATCTGTAGAATTAAAGATATTCGCTTTTTATGGAACCCATACctgcgaagaaaaaaaaaacacctcgAAAATTCTGTAATGTAGAATCACACGACACCTATATCGCCAAATAAAAGGCCCCCAAAGCCGCCGTCTTGGCCATATAACTAAGCGTTGTTAACGATTTTATAACTTTCACATCAAGGGTTCTCTTCTCATTAAGGCAATCAGTCGAGGCCcacaatcaatcaatcttacCGCTTATTTGATGCCTTACGCTCAAGCAATCAGTCGAACCTCATAACCACTCAATCTTACCGCATATTTGATGCCTTACGCTGAAGCAATCAGTGAAGGGCCACAACCACTCAATCTTACCGCTTATTTGATGCCTTACACTCAAGCATTCAGTGAAGGGCCACAACCACTCAATCGTACCGCTTATTAGATGCCTTCCGCTCAAGCAATCAGTTGAGACCCACAATCACTCAATCTTACCGCTAATTTTTCGCATTATCTCAGATCAAGATGCCTTACACTCAAGCATTCAGTGAAGGGCCAGGTGGAGGACCTGAGTTTGTTGGTGAATCCGTCAAGTGAGTAGTAAAGGGCGGTTGACACTTGCAATATTAGATGCAATTTCTGTCGCAACTGTCGCGGCGATTTTTCTCGCGCGCGCTAATCAAACTTTTTTACATGTTTGAAACCTTTGCAAAAGCGCTGCGACAAAAAAAGGGGTTGCTTTTCGTTTGCATTAGCGATTTGGCGTTACAACGCGCTAAAGAGAGAAAAAGGCCGCGACAGATGCGACAAATTTTGCATCAAATTTTGCAAGTGTCTTCCACGGCCTGCCACTCCGCAAACTACCGAAATATTCGTTAATCATTCATAATCGTTCATAGTCATCATTACGAGTctctaaaattatttttggacctttttttctatgtatttttttctaatgtattcgaaataaaatattaaaaatacatCGCAAAGTTAGAAAACATCCAAATGAACCgtaaaccccccccccccccccccctcgtgTTGGTATGATTCATTTACAGAGCTCCAATCGAACTTTAGAAGTGGGTTCCCTAAGGTTGTATGATCGATCTTCAAAGCTCTTATCGAACCTTAGAagtgggtttcctgtgcttaTATGACCTATTTACAGAGTTCTCATCCAACCTTAGaatgggttccctgtgtttgTATGATCCATCTACAGAGTTCTAATCCAACCTTAGAagcgggttccctgtggttgtATGATCCATTTACAGAGTTATCATCCAACCTTAGAagcgggtttcctgtggttgtaTGATCCATCTTCAGAGCTCTAATCAAACCTTAAAAGCTCTATCCTAATAGTAGGGTAGTGGTTCTATATGTAACACGCGAATGATTTCTCTTTTCAGTACAAACCCCGATGGGTCTTCAGATGTAGCAGTCTTTCAAAAGCATAACCCCAAAGATGACCCGAATGTCGGGCTTGTTCTCGCGGGATACCTCGAGAATAACCAGCATCGCCTGAGCCCGAAGAGCAAACACAATGCCACTCTATCTTCCGTCGAGCTGGTCAATGGAGGTGTGTGTCACTGCTGGGTCAGCCCTTCTTTTGAACGAGACCGACCACACTTCGCCCCATTTCAAACTCCTGCTCACTACCGAGTCATACAAAACATCAGTTATCATCAGTCATATCATCGCTCGTCATCTGTCATCATCAGTCATCATCAGTCAACATCAGTCAACATCAGTCAACATCATTCAACATCAGTCAACATCAGTCATCATCGTTTATCATCAGTCATCATCGCTTATTATCAGTCATCATCAGTCAACATCAGTCAACATCAGTCATCATCGCTTATCATCAGTCATCATCGCACATCATCAGTCATCATCAGTCAACATCAGTCATCATCGCTTATCATCAGTCATCATCGCACATCATCAGTCATCATCAGTCAACATCTGGGCCAGtctgaattattttttgtttttgaatatTTGGAATCCTCTTGGGCAAGGgtaaaacaaagcatttccTACTCCGAATGCGAGCCGGCGGCTAGCAGGCAGCGGCAGGTTTGATTGGGAGTTGACCCTTTGCGCATGCTCTGTTTCTCAGGTGATGGTCTGTGTGTGTCCCAGTGCTTCACGGCCTGCTCCAGTCAGTGTAACCCTGTATGTTGTACTGGTACCACCACATTTGGCGCGGCTGCATTCCCCGCACCTATGATACCAGCCACACCCATGATGATGCCTCAGGCGCCTATGACGCAACAGATGGCGGGAAACCAGATCCCGTACCATGCTGGGTATCCGGCCCCGTATGTGAGCTCGTATAGGTAGGTAAAACATTACCCGGATCCCGTACGGGTATCTGGTCCTATATGTTGGCTTGTATAGTTAGCTAGAACATGACCCAAATCGTGTATTTTTACTTGTTATCCGGTACCGTATGCGTACCCGGATCTCGTATCTTAAAAGATACCCGGCCCCATATGCATTTCTGTATAGGTAGTTTAACATAACCCGGATCCCGTACTTTACCGGGTATCCGGTCCCGTATGTTGACTTGTATAGGTAGCAAAAACACGACCCGAATCCAGTACCTCCACCCAGTCTACGTTAAATGTACACATACGTCTTTTTGTTAAAGTCGGCAGAATATTATCATACAAGATCACATATATACCCtatatatcttttttatttgtaagatTACATGCTACTTTTTTCGAGTCCTGTATACGGAATATCTTAAGACACAAACATTTGAAAAGCTTCTTATGAATTTGTTCTGAATTTTCCACCCCTCAATTGTGTAGATTTAGCGTAGAATGGGTGACGTATTTCGGGCTCGTTAAGCTAGCTGAAACGTGACCCAAATCTCGTAACTTAACCGTATTGTACACGTATGTAGAACCCTACTAATTATTTATCGTATCCCGCACTCTGCCTAATCCGTCTTCTGTCTTAAAAGAGCGCCTCAAGCCTTCCCACAAGCCTTTGCGCGCCCGATGGGGGCATACCCTCAACAGCCTCAGCAGCAACTACCTCTGTACCAGGCTCCCGCGCGACCCGTCGCTAATTTTGCAGCATACTCTATCTCGAACCAGGCCCCTGTCATGGCTCCACCTCCTTACCAGGCTCCCGAGACGGTCGGTTGCGTACGTGGTTGCCGACAGGCCCACCACTGTCCGAGTTACTGTCCGAAAAAATGCTGCCATCATTAGCGAAGAaccaaaagtaaaaaaaaaactaccttAAAAAGGGGAATAAGCTTCCTTGAAAATATGTAACAAAACCCGTAAATATGTTCAATGCAAAGGAAACTCTTAGGTTACTTTggatttgattttattttttccatgAAAAAGTAACGGCTCAGGATATTAGCAATGTGTACTCGCATCTGAGGGTGCAACGATGCTTTCCCCGGAGTGTGTAGCTTCTTGTTGTTAGTCTTAAGATACGCCATTTAGttgtgaaaagaaaaaagttttttttgggCGTAGTGTTGAAAGGAGCTGCGTGTCAATTAAAAATCGctactattttattttattttattctattttgaATCACTATAAATGACAAGGCTTTATAAGCCAGCTGGCTGCATTTGGTATGAAATGCTATTATGTCTTGATAATTATCTGTGTATTAACTGTGTAGCATGAACTAATGcgaaaatacagaaaaatacaaataaaccTAACACAAGTTTAACTATAATCGCTGTCTCTGTTGTGAGGGGGGAATTTCATATAAACTCGCAGATTTGAATTAATCATAATAACCTGAAGAAGTCGTACTAAATATGACAAAAAGAGCCGACTATTCGCGGTTTTAAAATACTGCAAGATTTTCTACAATCCCCTTGTTTATAAATGGGATAATCGACACTTCTCAAAAACTATGGTCCTCCATTCAACCGACGCCCTCTTATAAAGTGTCGGTTATACTGAGGTGTCCATTTAAAGATTTGATGGAAAAAATGGGAAAAGGAAACACAGGGTGACGGTTCTATATAGGGTATTCCTTTAATGCCCGGTAAAGCGATTGTGAGATACCTGTGTGCAGACGCTAGAAAGGACTCTCAGTAGTTACCACCATCTCCTGCAATTTTAATTGCTGACCCCGTTCTAAAATAATAGATCAAAACCATGAAAATACAATGGAAATATAGCGCCAGACAATGGTTATTTACCTGGTTGTTTTCTTCTCAAAACGAAAACAGAGAAAACGATAAATAATTCATGCTTGATTGTGCGCTTTCGTTTTTGGTAATCCTGTTTCATTACTACAAGGTAAGATTTTTGTATTGCCTAATATTTATACGAGGAACATAATGGGAAAGATTAAATATGTAAGCTGGATTCTATCGCAGGGATATCCCCCTCCATGTTCAATGATCCACGCACGTGGTATAAAAAGACTACAGATAACCCCACGGCAGACGATTTCATGAGAGGTTTTTATAAATATTAACGCTTGTCCGATACTCCTTATTACGGCATAAGTCTCTAACCCCTCCCTCCCCGCTACATTAATGTAACATGCCATATCCTATCATCCCCGTAAAACCTTAAAAACCTGAACCGCATCGTTTGTGTGTTTGCTCGCCGCCATCTTGAGAGTCTAAAATTTTGCAATCttaattttctttaatttctCTAAGGTTTTTGTGCGCTCGCCCAAGACCGCTTTCAGTTTATTAAGGGAAAGCGATTAGTTGAAAAACGATGTTCTGTGCTTGAGGTAATTGGTAGTTATTTGCTCTTTTCAGCACGAACATGGATACGGCAATCACAATCAATATGTTGATTGCATTAACTATCATAGTTGGTAAGAatccaaatcaaattataCATTGCAAACACAATATTCATTAGCTAGTATTATTATTTCAGCCATTAGACCTCAGACTGCATACAGCATTAGAGCATAAGAGTTTTTTGTAGTTTGAGATCATTTTTATCGTTTTCTTCTCTTTACAATTGAAGGGGCCTGCGGCATGCAAGCGAATATCCATCCTGGCGAGAAAGCCTCACCGCAAATTGGACAAAACGCAACAAAACCACAGAATATGACATTAGAACACTCGGTAATTTCTCAGATTTGCTAACTTGATCAAACTTCTTAATGCGACTTTGATTTCTGTAAAACGTTATTAATAAATTTATAGGAATAATTGGTCATCACAACATTTTTTCAATGTTAAAAAAGGATGAAAATCGTGACAGCGAAGATGGAAGCGGCGATATCGATCTTTCGACCATCGAGTCCAGCGCCGAACCCATGGAAGACTTTCGCGAAAGTATTGATGGAGAGACAACCGCTGGCCTTGAGGACGACCCCGAGCGCCACAAGGCCTATGGGAACGATAGCGGGGAAGAGGAGGAGCCTGGGTCGAATAGTGAAAACGAAAATGACGAGGTGATAGAAAATATATAATCTGCTTCTAGCTGTTagggttttaaaaaaaattatgtagTTTGAATGATAGTATTGGTGTAATTAAGGTCAGCATCTATATAATATCTGAGTCACAGATACAAAGATACAACTGCCATTTTGTtatcatatgaagaaaacgtcgtttttttttttttttttttggaatggtACCGAAgaatcttagtttcttttcagatacctTCTACATTGGCTAAAGATAGTCACAATTTTTTCCTCTCTGAataaagtcataaagtttacgaagcacctgggGTACGGCGACCTTAAAAATGGCAAGAATCATgcgtttttttccaaataaggactATATTAGATTCCTTATACGGAAGTGATCGCGTTTGGCCAAAACAACAATTTTTGGTTAAGGCTTAGCAAATGTCATTTAGTAATTTTAGTGGTATTCTTGCCAACGAGTTTTAGAAATCATTTTTACCCACACCGTCGTAGGACACCGTTTATAAACTCAAAAGAATCACTTAAATTAAAAAGGACCAAAATATGAACAATCACACTAATGAGTAAAAGACtggttgctatggtaaccTGGAGCAATATTACTTTGGCATTAAAATGTCCGCAGATATACATTAAAGGAAATGTCATCAAGTTTAGATTTCTAGCTTTGCTTTGGAggtcatgattttttttccgaagattctgaatagggttaaacaaatattttttatgtgaaAGGGTGCGACATCTTTAACTGACCTCATTGCGCTTGACCAGGAGAGGCAAAACACCAGGGCAACATTGATATAAAGGAATGATATACTTTGTGCTTGGCTATCCGGCTTCCCTACTCATGccctgttattttatttttcaggttCAAGAAATGATGCCAGATGAAATAAACGAAAACCACCCTTAAAAGTCTTCAATTTAGACAACAGAGTGAAGAGATGATAATGTAGCTAGCTGTAGGCACGTATCGGCGCTATGAGTAAGAATGTGCAGTGTGAAAGAGGGatattgtggattttaatttccagacatatTTCTTAATAATCAGTCAAATGAAAAAAGAATCGCCACGTAATCGGTTCATAAAAATTACATctaatctttggaatgctgtatGACATTCTGCACAAGGCTAAAGCTTGTAATAGTATTGTATTgataaaaatattcataatggaacttctattaAGGGACATGAAAATTTATCATTAGACTATTGACAACTTTTacagccatattcacaccagaaattgtgttttgttaactttaatgtactgcataattatCTATATTATTGAATGAGGGCTGCATCCATTTGGTTGAG
The DNA window shown above is from Nematostella vectensis chromosome 15, jaNemVect1.1, whole genome shotgun sequence and carries:
- the LOC116609466 gene encoding uncharacterized protein LOC116609466 isoform X4; translated protein: MVGGRLLVTLSLGLVFIVVCQGQDPPAFQGRKDWTLSIKTGARWYAGTNANIFVKLFGTKGETSRKALNNGDKDAFSRGKLSTFKVKARDIGELQRVTVINDNSGPAPGWFLKKFTVTDPAGNQFDFKASEWLASDSKLKRVFSNPTKKMVSQPAPAVAAPTTSSATETTPAPTTAPPTTNAPTANAPTTNAPTTNAPATNAPATNAPATNAPTTSAPSTNAPATNAPSTNAPATKAPPTPGATPGATSAKAPATTPSAATQPPTTNAATKAPPLPPKQPQTTLPKAPAPMPPPGANHAVIAPKKPPNPPAPASQQPAAIALPSSSGNHMAAAKVPPPPPKQPQTTLPKAPAAAKAPPPPPKQPQTTLPKAPAKPAQAPKPAAISLPQPPHIGATPKAAPSTAAPTSAAPGSTAAPASSGTTQGVATNGPTVATTPKPNGGTGMIQYPLLTSMNSVRLIHGAGPLVTDETITKKAQEWANKIAASDKEGIDTDSPYGALICSRVDPIQDLDLAKQCVGQWYKTAKDYDWAEPVVPGKAGSFVQLIWKSGRRVGIAKARSPSGKFYVVAYIDPPSSEQNMKDNVGSVKDLVEPSENGECPADFVRNERSCFFHQQTPLTWENAIAQCAQKGASLASVQTKEQNTFVSGLIGGKEAWIGFHDHQTESRYTWVNGAPVNFHEFLPSEPTGVGEDCVAMETRAEGTGWADRKCTDKIPSVCMMPVRGNLTYKITVHVQKDNITQGQGQGQAQGQGQGQAQAVARDGTPQNLAELVKKVIKMPYTQAFSEGPGGGPEFVGESVNTNPDGSSDVAVFQKHNPKDDPNVGLVLAGYLENNQHRLSPKSKHNATLSSVELVNGGDGLCVSQCFTACSSQCNPVCCTGTTTFGAAAFPAPMIPATPMMMPQAPMTQQMAGNQIPYHAGYPAPYVSSYRAPQAFPQAFARPMGAYPQQPQQQLPLYQAPARPVANFAAYSISNQAPVMAPPPYQAPETVGCVRGCRQAHHCPSYCPKKCCHH
- the LOC116609466 gene encoding uncharacterized protein LOC116609466 isoform X8; its protein translation is MVGGRLLVTLSLGLVFIVVCQGQDPPAFQGRKDWTLSIKTGARWYAGTNANIFVKLFGTKGETSRKALNNGDKDAFSRGKLSTFKVKARDIGELQRVTVINDNSGPAPGWFLKKFTVTDPAGNQFDFKASEWLASDSKLKRVFSNPTKKMVSQPAPAVAAPTTSSATETTPAPTTAPPTTNAPTANAPTTNAPTTNAPATNAPATNAPATNAPTTSAPSTNAPATNAPSTNAPATKAPPTPGATPGATSAKAPATTPSAATQPPTTNAATKAPPLPPKQPQTTLPKAPAPMPPPGANHAVIAPKKPPNPPAPASQQPAAIALPSSSGNHMAAAKVPPPPPKQPQTTLPKAPGATPKAAPSTAAPTSAAPGSTAAPASSGTTQGVATNGPTVATTPKPNGGTGMIQYPLLTSMNSVRLIHGAGPLVTDETITKKAQEWANKIAASDKEGIDTDSPYGALICSRVDPIQDLDLAKQCVGQWYKTAKDYDWAEPVVPGKAGSFVQLIWKSGRRVGIAKARSPSGKFYVVAYIDPPSSEQNMKDNVGSVKDLVEPSENGECPADFVRNERSCFFHQQTPLTWENAIAQCAQKGASLASVQTKEQNTFVSGLIGGKEAWIGFHDHQTESRYTWVNGAPVNFHEFLPSEPTGVGEDCVAMETRAEGTGWADRKCTDKIPSVCMMPVRGNLTYKITVHVQKDNITQGQGQGQAQGQGQGQAQAVARDGTPQNLAELVKKVIKMPYTQAFSEGPGGGPEFVGESVNTNPDGSSDVAVFQKHNPKDDPNVGLVLAGYLENNQHRLSPKSKHNATLSSVELVNGGDGLCVSQCFTACSSQCNPVCCTGTTTFGAAAFPAPMIPATPMMMPQAPMTQQMAGNQIPYHAGYPAPYVSSYRAPQAFPQAFARPMGAYPQQPQQQLPLYQAPARPVANFAAYSISNQAPVMAPPPYQAPETVGCVRGCRQAHHCPSYCPKKCCHH
- the LOC116609466 gene encoding uncharacterized protein LOC116609466 isoform X12 — translated: MVGGRLLVTLSLGLVFIVVCQGQDPPAFQGRKDWTLSIKTGARWYAGTNANIFVKLFGTKGETSRKALNNGDKDAFSRGKLSTFKVKARDIGELQRVTVINDNSGPAPGWFLKKFTVTDPAGNQFDFKASEWLASDSKLKRVFSNPTKKMVSQPAPAVAAPTTSSATETTPAPTTAPPTTNAPTANAPTTNAPTTNAPATNAPATNAPATNAPTTSAPSTNAPATNAPSTNAPATKAPPTPGATPGATSAKAPATTPSAATQPPTTNAATKAPPLPPKQPQTTLPKAPAPMPPPGANHAVIAPKKPPNPPAPASQQPAAIALPSSSAKPAQAPKPAAISLPQPPHIGATPKAAPSTAAPTSAAPGSTAAPASSGTTQGVATNGPTVATTPKPNGGTGMIQYPLLTSMNSVRLIHGAGPLVTDETITKKAQEWANKIAASDKEGIDTDSPYGALICSRVDPIQDLDLAKQCVGQWYKTAKDYDWAEPVVPGKAGSFVQLIWKSGRRVGIAKARSPSGKFYVVAYIDPPSSEQNMKDNVGSVKDLVEPSENGECPADFVRNERSCFFHQQTPLTWENAIAQCAQKGASLASVQTKEQNTFVSGLIGGKEAWIGFHDHQTESRYTWVNGAPVNFHEFLPSEPTGVGEDCVAMETRAEGTGWADRKCTDKIPSVCMMPVRGNLTYKITVHVQKDNITQGQGQGQAQGQGQGQAQAVARDGTPQNLAELVKKVIKMPYTQAFSEGPGGGPEFVGESVNTNPDGSSDVAVFQKHNPKDDPNVGLVLAGYLENNQHRLSPKSKHNATLSSVELVNGGDGLCVSQCFTACSSQCNPVCCTGTTTFGAAAFPAPMIPATPMMMPQAPMTQQMAGNQIPYHAGYPAPYVSSYRAPQAFPQAFARPMGAYPQQPQQQLPLYQAPARPVANFAAYSISNQAPVMAPPPYQAPETVGCVRGCRQAHHCPSYCPKKCCHH
- the LOC116609466 gene encoding uncharacterized protein LOC116609466 isoform X6, which codes for MVGGRLLVTLSLGLVFIVVCQGQDPPAFQGRKDWTLSIKTGARWYAGTNANIFVKLFGTKGETSRKALNNGDKDAFSRGKLSTFKVKARDIGELQRVTVINDNSGPAPGWFLKKFTVTDPAGNQFDFKASEWLASDSKLKRVFSNPTKKMVSQPAPAVAAPTTSSATETTPAPTTAPPTTNAPTANAPTTNAPTTNAPATNAPATNAPATNAPTTSAPSTNAPATNAPSTNAPATKAPPTPGATPGATSAKAPATTPSAATQPPTTNAPASQQPAAIALPSSSGNHMAAAKVPPPPPKQPQTTLPKAPAAAKAPPPPPKQPQTTLPKAPAAAKAPPPPPKQPQTTLPKAPAKPAQAPKPAAISLPQPPHIGATPKAAPSTAAPTSAAPGSTAAPASSGTTQGVATNGPTVATTPKPNGGTGMIQYPLLTSMNSVRLIHGAGPLVTDETITKKAQEWANKIAASDKEGIDTDSPYGALICSRVDPIQDLDLAKQCVGQWYKTAKDYDWAEPVVPGKAGSFVQLIWKSGRRVGIAKARSPSGKFYVVAYIDPPSSEQNMKDNVGSVKDLVEPSENGECPADFVRNERSCFFHQQTPLTWENAIAQCAQKGASLASVQTKEQNTFVSGLIGGKEAWIGFHDHQTESRYTWVNGAPVNFHEFLPSEPTGVGEDCVAMETRAEGTGWADRKCTDKIPSVCMMPVRGNLTYKITVHVQKDNITQGQGQGQAQGQGQGQAQAVARDGTPQNLAELVKKVIKMPYTQAFSEGPGGGPEFVGESVNTNPDGSSDVAVFQKHNPKDDPNVGLVLAGYLENNQHRLSPKSKHNATLSSVELVNGGDGLCVSQCFTACSSQCNPVCCTGTTTFGAAAFPAPMIPATPMMMPQAPMTQQMAGNQIPYHAGYPAPYVSSYRAPQAFPQAFARPMGAYPQQPQQQLPLYQAPARPVANFAAYSISNQAPVMAPPPYQAPETVGCVRGCRQAHHCPSYCPKKCCHH
- the LOC116609466 gene encoding uncharacterized protein LOC116609466 isoform X14; amino-acid sequence: MVGGRLLVTLSLGLVFIVVCQGQDPPAFQGRKDWTLSIKTGARWYAGTNANIFVKLFGTKGETSRKALNNGDKDAFSRGKLSTFKVKARDIGELQRVTVINDNSGPAPGWFLKKFTVTDPAGNQFDFKASEWLASDSKLKRVFSNPTKKMVSQPAPAVAAPTTSSATETTPAPTTAPPTTNAPTANAPTTNAPTTNAPATNAPATNAPATNAPTTSAPSTNAPATNAPSTNAPATKAPPTPGATPGATSAKAPATTPSAATQPPTTNAPASQQPAAIALPSSSAKPAQAPKPAAISLPQPPHIGATPKAAPSTAAPTSAAPGSTAAPASSGTTQGVATNGPTVATTPKPNGGTGMIQYPLLTSMNSVRLIHGAGPLVTDETITKKAQEWANKIAASDKEGIDTDSPYGALICSRVDPIQDLDLAKQCVGQWYKTAKDYDWAEPVVPGKAGSFVQLIWKSGRRVGIAKARSPSGKFYVVAYIDPPSSEQNMKDNVGSVKDLVEPSENGECPADFVRNERSCFFHQQTPLTWENAIAQCAQKGASLASVQTKEQNTFVSGLIGGKEAWIGFHDHQTESRYTWVNGAPVNFHEFLPSEPTGVGEDCVAMETRAEGTGWADRKCTDKIPSVCMMPVRGNLTYKITVHVQKDNITQGQGQGQAQGQGQGQAQAVARDGTPQNLAELVKKVIKMPYTQAFSEGPGGGPEFVGESVNTNPDGSSDVAVFQKHNPKDDPNVGLVLAGYLENNQHRLSPKSKHNATLSSVELVNGGDGLCVSQCFTACSSQCNPVCCTGTTTFGAAAFPAPMIPATPMMMPQAPMTQQMAGNQIPYHAGYPAPYVSSYRAPQAFPQAFARPMGAYPQQPQQQLPLYQAPARPVANFAAYSISNQAPVMAPPPYQAPETVGCVRGCRQAHHCPSYCPKKCCHH